In the Lottiidibacillus patelloidae genome, one interval contains:
- the zwf gene encoding glucose-6-phosphate dehydrogenase: MQINNKPKNIVVIFGATGDLAKRKLYPSIYNLFKKNKIGEEFAVVGVARSELTNEAFRENVISSVTKNVALEDRKNVEKFSEHFFYLPFDVTKPTSYEQLNHLLTDLEGRFEIPGNRLFYLAMAPEFFGTIAQNLKAEGVTNTDGWTRLVIEKPFGHDLPSAQKLNDEIREAFAEEDIYRIDHYLGKSMVQNIEVIRFANAIFEPLWNSRYISNIQVTSSETLGVEDRGKYYEKSGALRDMVQNHMLQMVALLAMEPPISLTDEEIRSEKIKVLRAMRPLTEEDVNNTFVRGQYGPGVVKESEVKGYREENNVDENSNTETFVSGKIFIDNFRWAGVPFFIRTGKRMALKSTKIVVQFKDLPMNLYAKKGQKNYPNLLVINIQPDEGITLIMNGKKIGPTSETTRVSLDYSNDHVNDVNTPEAYERLVFDCMLGDATNFTHWDEVSLSWSYVDAISKVWESNKEKNFPNYEAGSMGPKDSDRILDEEGFHWWPIVKNEY; the protein is encoded by the coding sequence ATGCAAATAAATAATAAACCGAAAAATATAGTCGTTATTTTTGGTGCAACTGGAGATTTAGCTAAAAGAAAGTTATATCCCTCGATATACAATCTTTTCAAGAAAAATAAAATTGGCGAAGAATTTGCAGTTGTCGGCGTTGCTAGAAGTGAATTAACAAACGAAGCTTTTAGAGAGAATGTCATTTCTTCCGTTACAAAAAATGTAGCATTAGAAGATCGAAAAAATGTTGAGAAGTTTAGTGAGCACTTTTTCTATTTGCCATTTGACGTAACTAAACCGACATCTTATGAACAATTAAATCATTTACTTACAGATCTTGAAGGTCGATTTGAGATACCAGGGAACAGGTTGTTTTATTTAGCAATGGCTCCTGAGTTTTTCGGAACGATTGCTCAAAACTTAAAAGCAGAAGGTGTAACAAATACGGATGGTTGGACACGACTTGTCATTGAAAAACCATTTGGTCACGATCTACCATCAGCACAAAAATTAAATGATGAAATTCGTGAGGCCTTTGCTGAAGAAGATATTTATCGAATAGATCATTACTTAGGAAAATCAATGGTGCAAAACATTGAAGTCATCCGTTTTGCCAACGCAATTTTTGAGCCATTATGGAATAGCCGTTATATTTCCAACATCCAAGTAACTTCTAGTGAAACGTTAGGTGTAGAAGATCGCGGGAAATATTACGAAAAATCAGGTGCATTGCGTGACATGGTCCAAAACCACATGTTACAAATGGTAGCCTTATTAGCGATGGAACCGCCAATTAGTTTAACAGACGAAGAGATTAGAAGTGAAAAAATAAAAGTTCTTCGTGCCATGCGTCCATTAACAGAAGAAGACGTTAATAATACATTTGTCCGGGGACAATATGGTCCTGGTGTTGTTAAAGAAAGCGAAGTAAAAGGATATCGCGAAGAAAATAATGTAGACGAAAATTCAAATACGGAAACATTTGTATCAGGAAAGATATTTATTGATAACTTCCGCTGGGCAGGTGTCCCATTCTTTATTAGAACAGGAAAACGAATGGCACTTAAGTCAACGAAAATAGTTGTTCAATTCAAAGATTTACCAATGAATTTATATGCGAAAAAAGGACAAAAAAATTATCCGAACCTACTCGTTATTAATATCCAACCAGATGAAGGGATTACTTTAATAATGAATGGTAAGAAGATTGGACCGACAAGTGAAACAACGCGTGTTAGTTTAGATTATAGCAACGACCATGTCAATGATGTCAATACACCGGAAGCGTATGAGCGTCTTGTATTTGATTGTATGCTAGGAGATGCAACGAACTTTACTCATTGGGACGAAGTGAGCTTATCTTGGAGTTATGTTGATGCAATATCTAAAGTTTGGGAAAGCAATAAAGAAAAGAACTTTCCTAACTATGAAGCAGGATCAATGGGACCAAAAGATTCCGACCGAATTCTTGATGAAGAAGGTTTCCATTGGTGGCCAATCGTAAAGAATGAATATTAA
- a CDS encoding cyclase family protein produces the protein MKIYDITAPIFEGMPVYKNKPEKQPKINTVTNAHVTESRIDIDLHTGTHIDAPLHMINDGETFETIDIENLVGNCKVFDLTSVEDKITADDIKDLNIQSGDFILFKTNNSYEDEFNFEFIYIAECAANFLADKGIKGVGIDALGVERSQPGHPTHKALFGSNIIVIEGLRLKEVEKGEYFMVAAPLKMVGTDAAPARVLLIEDINK, from the coding sequence TTGAAAATTTATGATATCACTGCCCCTATTTTTGAAGGGATGCCAGTTTATAAAAATAAACCGGAAAAACAGCCGAAAATTAATACGGTAACAAATGCCCATGTAACGGAATCTCGAATTGATATCGATTTACATACTGGAACACATATCGATGCACCTCTACACATGATTAATGATGGTGAAACTTTTGAGACGATTGATATTGAAAATTTAGTTGGTAATTGTAAGGTGTTTGATTTAACTTCTGTTGAAGATAAAATTACTGCTGATGATATAAAGGACCTCAATATTCAATCAGGGGATTTTATTTTATTTAAAACAAATAACTCTTATGAAGATGAGTTCAACTTTGAATTTATCTATATTGCTGAATGTGCAGCAAACTTCTTAGCTGATAAGGGAATTAAAGGTGTTGGAATTGATGCATTAGGTGTTGAACGTAGCCAACCAGGCCACCCAACACATAAAGCTTTATTTGGCAGTAATATTATCGTTATTGAAGGGCTTCGATTAAAGGAAGTGGAAAAAGGTGAGTATTTCATGGTTGCCGCCCCATTAAAAATGGTCGGGACAGATGCTGCACCTGCAAGAGTGTTACTAATTGAAGATATTAACAAATAG
- a CDS encoding IS3 family transposase (programmed frameshift), with the protein MPKRAHSLEVRIEVLNALKDDVLTLSEIVKKYKVSKSAIRDWKYKFDKFGFEGLKESSSWKKYSNELKQLAINDFLSGKYSLEEVAKKHEISNESVLRNWIKKYNSHRDLKGTFTGRTTTMTIRKTTWEERIQIVIDCLGNGKNYQETANNNNVSYQQVYLWVRKYEAGGADALKDKRGHKKEEVSLTPAEKIKLQMKKLERENERLRAENLLLKKVRGDREGAKINQIRYKVRYIAIKELHEQEKLSILLLCDIAGVTRGAYYKWLKRIPSSQETLNEEIIKEMKILHESVDGIFGYRQMKLHMERKFKRKLNHKRIYRLMKVAGLQSVIRRKTKRYKYSTPQHVAANVLNRDFKAEKPNEKWVTDVTEFKYGQSKKAYLSAIRDLYDGSIISYVLGHSNNNQLVFKTLDQATEQLNQEHPLIHSDRGYQYTSKEFKSKIDAVNMTQSMSRVGRCIDNGPMESFWGTLKCEKYYLNKYNTYEELTTAIDEYMHFYNYERYQKRLNGFSPMEYRVKAA; encoded by the exons ATGCCTAAAAGAGCACACTCACTTGAGGTTAGGATAGAAGTATTAAATGCATTAAAAGATGATGTTTTAACGCTAAGTGAAATAGTTAAGAAGTATAAGGTTAGTAAAAGCGCAATTCGTGATTGGAAGTATAAATTCGATAAATTTGGTTTTGAGGGTCTTAAAGAATCTTCCTCTTGGAAAAAGTACTCTAATGAATTAAAACAGTTAGCCATTAATGACTTTCTTTCTGGTAAATATTCTTTGGAGGAAGTCGCAAAAAAACATGAAATATCAAATGAGTCTGTCCTCAGAAATTGGATTAAGAAGTATAATAGTCATAGAGACTTAAAAGGTACGTTTACGGGGAGGACGACTACTATGACTATAAGAAAAACCACATGGGAAGAGCGAATACAAATAGTAATTGATTGTCTAGGTAACGGAAAAAATTATCAAGAAACAGCTAATAATAATAATGTTTCTTATCAACAAGTCTATCTATGGGTTAGAAAGTATGAAGCTGGCGGAGCTGACGCACTGAAAGATAAACGTGGTCACAAGAAAGAAGAAGTTAGTCTAACTCCAGCTGAAAAAATTAAACTACAAATGAAAAAGTTAGAAAGAGAAAATGAGCGATTGCGTGCGGAGAATTTAT TACTTAAAAAAGTTAGAGGAGATCGAGAGGGGGCGAAAATAAATCAAATACGATATAAAGTTAGGTACATCGCTATTAAGGAACTTCATGAGCAGGAGAAGCTAAGTATTCTACTACTGTGTGATATCGCTGGTGTTACAAGAGGTGCATACTATAAGTGGCTTAAACGTATTCCTTCCTCCCAAGAAACTCTAAATGAAGAAATCATTAAAGAGATGAAAATTCTCCATGAAAGTGTTGATGGCATATTTGGTTACCGCCAAATGAAACTTCATATGGAAAGAAAGTTCAAGAGGAAACTTAATCATAAAAGGATCTATCGGTTAATGAAAGTTGCAGGTCTACAGTCTGTCATCCGAAGAAAGACAAAACGTTATAAATACTCAACACCCCAACATGTAGCAGCCAATGTATTAAATAGGGATTTCAAGGCTGAAAAGCCAAATGAAAAATGGGTAACTGACGTTACCGAATTTAAGTATGGTCAATCAAAAAAGGCATATTTAAGTGCGATACGTGATCTGTATGACGGATCCATTATAAGTTATGTACTAGGGCACTCCAATAATAATCAACTTGTATTCAAGACACTTGATCAAGCTACTGAACAATTAAATCAGGAACATCCACTTATTCATAGTGATCGTGGTTACCAATACACTTCTAAGGAATTTAAAAGTAAGATAGATGCGGTGAACATGACACAAAGTATGTCAAGAGTTGGTCGTTGTATTGACAATGGCCCAATGGAATCTTTTTGGGGAACACTGAAATGTGAGAAGTATTATTTAAACAAATATAATACATATGAGGAACTTACTACTGCGATAGATGAATACATGCATTTTTATAATTATGAAAGATATCAAAAACGACTAAACGGCTTCAGCCCAATGGAATATAGAGTTAAAGCCGCTTAA